A window of Devosia chinhatensis genomic DNA:
GACGCGCATTCCGCCTGCACCTGGCCTCAAGGTGCCGCATATGGGCTGGAACGAGGTGCGCCCAACCCAGCCGGACCCGCTGACCGACAACCTGCCGGAAGAGCCGCGCTTTTATTTCGTGCATTCCTACTGCGTACACGTCGACGAGCCCAGCCATTCAATCCTCAAAGCGACGCACGGGATCGAGTTTGACGCTGCCTTTCACGCCGATAACTTGTTTGGCGCGCAGTTCCACCCCGAGAAGAGCCATCGCTTCGGGATGAAACTGCTGCAGAATTTCGCGGATCTGTAATGCTGAGAACCCGGATTATCCCGACCCTGCTGCTGCGCAATGCCAGCCTCGTCAAAACCGAGCGGTTTGGGCGCTTTCAATATATCGGCGACCCCTGCAATACAGTCCGCATCTTCAATGAGCTCGAAGTTGACGAACTGGCCTTCGTTGACATCACCGCCACCCGTGAAGGCCGGACACCCAATCTGTCCGTGCTGCGCGACATTGCCGACGAATGCTTCATGCCGCTCAGTTATGGCGGCGGTATCAGCACGCTCGAGCATGCCCGTTCGGTGTTCCAGATCGGCTTTGAAAAGGTCATCCTCAATAGCCATGCCGAAACCAATCCGGCGCTGATTACCCAGATCGCCGACGCTTATGGGGCCCAGGCCGTGGTCGTCTCCATCGACGTGCGCAAGAACCTGTTCGGCCAATACCGTGTCGCGACACAGGGTGGCCGTAAGCGTACAAGGCGCGATCCGGTCGAATGGGCAAAGGAAGCCGAGCAGCGCGGCGCGGGCGAAATTCTCCTTACCTCGATCGATCGCGAAGGCACCTGGCAGGGGCAGGATATCGAGCTTATCGCCAGCGTGACTCAAGCCGTTTCCATCCCCGTAATTGCGCAGGGCGGTAGCGGGACCATCGGTCACATCGCCGACGCAGTGAAGCGGGGTGGCGCCTCCGCCGTCGCAGTGGGCAGTATGGTGGTCTTCCAGAAAAAGGGCATGGGTGTGCTGGTGAACTTCCCCGATGCAGAATTGCTCAAACAGGCCCTGCGTGGCACTGATGGTCCAGTGCGCTAAAGATTGGGTGTTGCGGTGAATAGTTCGGAACTGATGGAGGGTTCAGTTACTGGTGCGGCTGGCAGGCGGAAGGCGGCTGTCAGCCTGATTTCCGTGCTGCTGTTCATGCCGGTTTTTCTGAGCAGTTCAGGGCTGTTCAATTCGCTCAGCTTTGAGGCAAGGGGTCTGCCTGTCTCTTTGCTGATTGCTGCGCTGTTCCCCATTGCCATTCTCGCATGCAGATCGGTCTCGGCCCTGTCTGTTCTTGCAGCATTGTTCGTATGCATACTTCTGCCTACGGCGCTCTTCGGGATCCTCGATCCTGAGCATTTCTCCCTCACCCTCTCAATGTCATACCTATCGTCTCTGATTGTGGGATTCTCCGCCTACAGTCTGATGACGAGGCTGGAACCATCCGTCGCGCCTGAACGGGTTTTGCTCATCGGTGTATACACAATCAGTGTTGTGACGCTGATCTGGCTGCCCTACCAGCTACAAAATGTGCTCAATGATGGTCGTGCAAATGGCAGTGTTTTCGACGTGTTCGTGATCTACCAAGTATGGGTATATTGGCCTACGGTGCTGGCGATTGGGCTGTGTGCCTCTTTCATTTCACGCGATCCATGGATGTGGATTTTCAGAGCCGTCTTGTTTGTAGGGATCATCTTCACTGGCGCCAGAGAGCCGTTTCTTTTGATTTTCATGTTCGGCATTCTGTTCGCAGTGGCTAAGCGAAGGTCGATATACTTTTTAATGATCGGGGCGGCCGGTGCAGCATTTGCCTCAGCACTAATATTATTCATGCTGCTATACCCAGAAGCACTGATCTCTCTGAAATTGATGGCGATGCTTTCGGGGGAGACAAGTCTCGATGGTGGCCGCTTTGATGTTTTGGAGCAATTCGATCTTGTTAACGTCAACTTCCTTTTGGGAACCGGTTTCTCTGAGGCAGGAGTTTTTGGTTCGACGCATAATCAGTATTTGGAGTTTTACTATCGCGGTGGGGTATTTGGCCTGATCGTTGCCGCCATTCTGGTGTTCGTTTGGGTTCGTAGCTATGGCCGCTGCTCGAGCTTTCTCTGGAGCATATTTGGCGCTTTGCTCTCAGTGTCATATCTGCTGAATACGCCAATTCGTGTGCCTTACACGGGTGCAATTATGTGGACGTTGTTCTTCTTCCTCATCGCAAGCAGCGGCATACTGCCCAAAAAAGGGAATATGCGCTCTGAACTCGCGCCGGCCTAGCCCAGGGGTGTCGTGGCGTGAGGCCCCGGGATTAGTATGGCGAGCGTTGTGTCCCGGGTCCCTGACTTGATTTGGCGCGCTCTCCTGACTAGAAGCAGGCCAATTCTCGCCTCTAAGGGGCTGCTGCCAGTCACCCTGGATT
This region includes:
- a CDS encoding AglZ/HisF2 family acetamidino modification protein — protein: MLRTRIIPTLLLRNASLVKTERFGRFQYIGDPCNTVRIFNELEVDELAFVDITATREGRTPNLSVLRDIADECFMPLSYGGGISTLEHARSVFQIGFEKVILNSHAETNPALITQIADAYGAQAVVVSIDVRKNLFGQYRVATQGGRKRTRRDPVEWAKEAEQRGAGEILLTSIDREGTWQGQDIELIASVTQAVSIPVIAQGGSGTIGHIADAVKRGGASAVAVGSMVVFQKKGMGVLVNFPDAELLKQALRGTDGPVR